Proteins encoded in a region of the Novibacillus thermophilus genome:
- a CDS encoding IS256 family transposase, which translates to MAQYQITVDQELLQQLFLGHSKDAGVAKLLESVLNQILQAQVTEQLAAERYERTDSRQGYRNGSYPHQLTTRVGTITLRVPRIRNGQFSTELFARYQRSEQALVLALMEMVVNGVSTRKVTQITEELCGTHFSKSTVSDLCKRLDPIVEAWNYRPLSDRRFPFVLVDALYLKVREDGRVRSRGVMIGIGVNTDGYREVLGIMTGDTESEASWSEFFSWLKQRGLGGVDLITSDDHGGLVRAIRHHFQGVTWQRCQTHLMRNILDATPKALRDEVHRHVRGILDAADIETARMLLNETLKVFEEKAPKAMRILENGFDDATAVLAFPEKYRKRLRTTNSVERLNEEIRRRERVIRIFPNRQSVIRLLGALLMEQDEKWASGRKYLDMEDYFTWRKSHSAKTHSKVTRIM; encoded by the coding sequence ATGGCTCAATACCAGATTACCGTAGATCAAGAACTTTTGCAGCAACTTTTTTTAGGACATTCAAAAGACGCTGGTGTAGCGAAATTACTGGAATCGGTATTAAACCAAATTCTCCAAGCGCAGGTGACCGAACAGCTGGCAGCTGAACGCTATGAACGCACGGATTCCCGTCAAGGCTATCGCAATGGATCCTATCCTCATCAATTAACCACTCGGGTGGGGACCATTACGTTACGTGTTCCACGGATTCGAAACGGTCAGTTCTCCACTGAACTGTTTGCCCGTTACCAACGGAGCGAGCAAGCTTTGGTGTTGGCTTTGATGGAAATGGTCGTGAATGGGGTTTCCACACGTAAAGTGACTCAGATTACCGAAGAGCTTTGCGGCACTCATTTTTCCAAGTCCACCGTTTCAGACCTGTGCAAAAGGCTTGATCCTATTGTGGAGGCTTGGAATTATCGTCCGCTTTCAGACCGCCGGTTCCCGTTTGTGCTGGTGGATGCCTTGTACCTCAAAGTCCGTGAGGATGGCCGGGTACGGTCCAGAGGAGTGATGATAGGAATCGGTGTCAACACAGACGGTTACCGGGAAGTCTTGGGGATCATGACCGGTGACACGGAATCGGAAGCCAGCTGGAGCGAATTTTTCAGTTGGTTAAAACAACGTGGTCTTGGTGGTGTCGATTTGATCACCTCTGATGACCATGGCGGTTTAGTCCGTGCCATTCGTCACCATTTCCAAGGGGTCACCTGGCAACGCTGTCAAACCCATTTGATGCGTAATATTCTGGATGCCACACCAAAAGCGCTGAGAGACGAAGTTCATCGCCATGTCCGTGGCATCCTGGATGCAGCGGATATCGAAACAGCCAGAATGCTTTTGAACGAAACGCTGAAAGTCTTTGAAGAGAAAGCGCCTAAAGCCATGCGTATTTTGGAAAACGGGTTTGATGATGCCACCGCCGTTTTGGCTTTCCCTGAGAAGTACCGTAAGCGACTGCGTACCACCAACAGCGTCGAGCGGTTGAACGAAGAAATCCGCAGACGGGAACGTGTGATTCGCATTTTTCCCAACCGCCAATCGGTGATTCGTCTGTTGGGGGCCTTACTCATGGAACAGGATGAGAAGTGGGCCAGTGGTCGGAAATACCTCGATATGGAAGATTACTTCACCTGGCGCAAAAGCCATTCAGCAAAAACACATAGTAAGGTGACACGCATCATGTAG